TATGCTCATTACGTACAAGCCTGGAAAGGCCTACTGACCCTCGCCCTCCTCCAGCTGCCGCAGGTGCCTCAGCACCGGCTGCAGGTTCATGTAGAGCCGGTGGCTGTTGCTCAGGTGCTGCAGCAGGTGGCGCGAGCGGAAAGGCGAGCCGGTGTAGTACACCAGCTTCCTGGCAGAGGGCAGCCCGTCCGGCTGGATTTCAAACTTCTTCCCCTGCAGGCAGGATGACAGCAACACGCTCATAGCCCTCAAGCTTAGCACAAGGACCACGGCTACCCAGTATGTGACACAGCTCCCTCTTTCCAGCCTTTTCTCATACTACTTGGCCGGATTAATAAGATTTAAGCGCAACACAATGAGGCATCAGACAGTAAATTATCTTTTGAAGCCCCTTCAGAGAATGTTGGCTGATTTCATGACAGATCTGCATTATGCTCAGAGTTACAGTTAAGGCAAAAATGGCAGAACAATGCATCTCCATGGACAAAAGGCTCCGGAATTTTCAGAAGAACACACCAGGAAGGTGAGGCGTCCCACGTTGAACCAGGGGAAGTCGTAGATAAGCTGCCTCACGTTGTTCGCCTCCTGAGGGTGTAGAGAGAGGAAGGAGAGGGTGCGGGACTGAGCACATCAGCCACTAAAGGAGCCATGGGGACAGTCCCCGCCGGCAGGTTCTTCACGCACGTTACATGTCCATTACATGCTCATATGTactaaaaaaacagaaaaatgagAACTGGAAAGCTATGCCCATGTATCTAACCAGAGGACCAGAGGCAAGGAGTGGTTAAGGGGTGGGGTGCGGACTATTACATCATAATTAGAATTAATTACCACATCATCACAGCTGTTCTGGAATGAATTAAAAATGTTCTCTTCTTACAAAGCAGTTAGATCATAAGTTCAGACTAAAGAAAAGGGCACAAATTAATCAAGCGTGACGGTTACCAGGGTGTATAAGTCATCAAGTCACAGGAAATCCAGAAGAaagccattttatttttatcttagATATTCTCAAAACTTGTAGTGACCCATTCGAAGGAGTCACAGTTAAAGTCAAGAGTACAGAAGTTCAGAGTGGGATGTGCTGACAGGCTCCTCGGGGCGGGAAGTCTAAGTGTGTTTATCGAGCAAATATATAACCGGGGGACAGAGTCAGAGGCCTGCACCGAAGGAATGAGCAATCCCACAAGCCAGTGGGGTTTTTGGTTCTGCATGGCCAACGTTGtgactctcccccccccaccaccactaaTCCACGCTGATGGCTACTGACTGACAGTTTAAAAACAGGGAGCTCCGATCTTAATGGCCACCACATTCCGTGCCTCCCTGCCACTGGAAAGCTGGTGACGCCCGCCTCCCTGAGAGAAAACAGGAACGCGTTGGCTTACCTGATAAATCTGCATTCCTCGCAGGGTCAGGCCCAGCAGAGCCGAACCCCTCTCCTCCTTCTTGTCCTGTAGAATAAAGCAGGGAGGTAAACATTAAAACCTCTCTTAATAGAGGGGTCTTTAAATGTTTCACATTTCTGGGCCCGATCTGCTAAACATCATGGATATTCAGAGCTCAAAGGGCCTAAGGAGTCTGATGAACCTGAAAGGCCTTGAATCGTTTAATGTGCTGCACTGATAAGGCACCATGTAAGAGATTAAAGAGGCTCCACCAGAACAAGGTGCATGGCAGCCTTTGATTTTAGAAAACAAAGCAGAGCGCGTTATAAATCCACGGGGATGAAGGTGACTATCCTGAATCAGGTGGCTTGATGCTTGATAAGGATCTGCAGGCACTGCAGCCCAGACGGGCGCCTGACACCCATCAAGCCGCCCCCAAGATTACGGCTAATTACACACTCCGCTATCAGAGGGGTCACGCTAGCCTCTCACCCCGGGCCCCACCAGCCCCGTCTCCGCGTGACCCCTCACCTTCTGGAGCCTGTAGAAAGTGACGGGAACGTCCTCGAGGCGGCAGGACTCGCGGATGAAGAGCAGAGTGGCGTCACGGGACGACATGCCCCGCAGCTCACGGTGCAGCTTGGGCCCGTGCCGCAGGAGGTAATCGACACCGCGCTTCGCCAGGATCTGTGGCAGCGCGGGGGAAGGTCAGCGAGTCAGGATTGCGTGAAATGGTGCGTCATGGTGGACGTGAGAAATGGTAAGTCAGTCAACGCACACATTCCAGCTACATGATTTAGGTTACAGCTAGGTTACACCACCCCCCACTCTCGCCATTACCCAGGGAGGGAAGTAGTCCTTAGGCTGGAAGTAGGCTGCACCTCCTTCCCGGGGCCTGTTTTGCTGCGGGTGGTCCGGCAGGTCGGCCTGCAGGGCGTAGCCCGCCAGCTCGAAATACAACGCCTCCTGCTGGCGGCACTCAGAGCGCAGCACCCGCTCACGGATGTCCGAGTAGTACAGGCACCGTGCCTTCCGATCGCTGAGGGAGGACAATGCTGGATGTGAATAGCTGGACTTTGCTGGGAATATAAGACCCAAAGTCTTTGATTTGTTACCAAAGGTTTGCAGTTTAATCAAAAATGGCACCTTGCCATGAACTTAACACGCTTAACCCGACTAGCTTTAACCAAAAGAAACGGAACAAAATGCCGAATTTTAAGCTGTGAAATTCCCCTTTAATAAAAGTGCCCACTCAGCGACCACAGAGATAATTGCTGGTCTCAGTTACTTTTGCGGGGGGGTTAACACACTCACCAGATGAGCCGGCCATTCTCCACGTAGTACTGCACCTTGAGGCAGAACACCAGGGGCAGGGCTCGTctcggcgccccctgcagggggAGCACAGCATTGATGCATGCCTTCTTTGATGCTGTTTATATGTGAGGGCTTTGGAACCTCAGTGTTTCAGTCCACAGTTTACACTGCCAGACCCACAATATGACCGAACATGGTGTTTTCCTTGCAGTTAAAGAGCGCCTTAACTATTAAAAGTCCAAAATAGCAGGGTACCGCCCCAGGAGGGGAGCGGTCTTTGGTTTTGAAGGCTGGGTCCTCTCCCCTCTCCATTTTTACGTGGTAACTATCCACATGTGTAAAGAACATTAGTGTGGATGTCGATTTTAGCATCTGTAGCTGCTAGACCTAGACATCCACCAATAAATCATGTTTACTATGTCTTTGAAATGGCAACAAAACAAGTATAGGCTGAAATGTCTCAGGAAAAGATGGCAATGTAGCCGGGAGCAGGGGAGAGTAGTTCTTTAGTAATTGGTAGCTTTAGTAGCTATCAAATGTAGCTTCACCCATGGGTTAGAAAACACCGCAGGGGGGGTCCAGACCCCCTTACCTTTGCAGAGTCTTGCCTCCATTCTTTGGGGAAGTACTTGTTCACTTTTTCATCCAAGTCCACAAATATATGCTCATTGTCTGCGCGAAACAAAAACGAAACCACAAAAAAGCACATTCATTCAGATGGAAACCGGAACAGTCAGAGTAACGTAATCATGCATGAAGACATACAATGGGATTAATTTGTGGAAAgacaaacccctcccccccccccagctttgtTGGGTCGCTCTTCGGCGCAGGTCCCAACATGAAATACCCAGTCAACAGTGCGTTACACATCGGAGCGCTTTCTCTGCACTCTGAGTTTTATGCCGATCAGGTGAAAAGACCCTAAATTACACTTCAGCAGTGTTTTAGATGTTTAGATGTGGCGTCTGCATGGCCGCTCTGGATGAACGTGCCGAGGAAGGATAAATAAAAGCGAGTGATGACACATGCCAAGCCCCTGTCAGCACTTAGTTAAAGGCTGTGTGCCAGGACCTGTGTGACAGACCCTTTCCAAATCCCCAACACCCCCCTCCAGCACTGATCCCCTCAACAATCTTTGGCCGTTCTCCTCTCactcctctcttcctccctcatCCATCAATCCCCATCATCATCCATCTTTTGCCTTCCTCCCACCCATGGACCCTGCCTCCTCATTTTGTTGTATTCCCGTCTCTCCATCTTCCACCCTCTCCTACAGCCCCAGCCTCCcttgcccgccccccccccccccctccatctttCTCTCTGCCCTTCAATGTCTTCCCAAGGTGGAGGAATGCAAGAGTGCATTCCAGTCTTAATTAAGTTAATATTGCTGGAATCTGGGCCAGAGTGAGTACTGGCAAGCAAACAGCAAAAACAAGAGCAGCGTTGTTTAAAGAGATGAGCTTAGCGGGATTACGAAAGCGGTGAGATGAGAGAGACGGAGAAAAGAGAAATGACCgcagagggagagaaagaaatgTGAAAAAGGGGAAAACTTAGCAAAAGATTACGCCAGAagcgtttatttttttttgtatgatcAGCACGTTCTTGAGCTATCGTTCCATTTTCGCAACACAAACTTCTTTGGCAGTCGTGTGAGGCTGGTATTTTCTGGGTAAAAGAAGGATTTTAAGAGTTTTCTTTTTGCTTGCGTGAGTGAATGGACACTGAGCGTAAGACTAACTAAGTGTCTGACCGACTGGATTTGACGTCAGCCTACACACCTTAACTGACAAACCCGTCATagtaagaaaagaaaaacgaaTTCATTTATTGGCAGGTGATGATGATTTTCGTTTTTGGTTAGAACTGGAACGATGCccaatattaaataattagGTTAAAGTTCAATGATAAGGATCAAGGGTAGTTTTACCCTGCAACCCTAATTAGGATAGGTGGCTGGTAGGGATGATATAGGTTTGCAGAGCGACATGGTTTCCAACATGAAACAGGGCCGCAGTATGAAGTTCAGCTCCATGACGAACGTTACGGAATCAGTTATAGGGTTTGAACAATGATGATGTGACCTTGTGGTTTCCTTTTGATGTTGCTGCCAGAGGTAGCAGGTGTAACTAAATACCTTCAAATAAGACCAGGTCACTGGAAGCCTGGTAAGGTATGCAAGTGTATTATCATCATTTACCTCTTCTGGCCTTAACTCTACAAACCCATGAGGTCTTTGTTGTAAGGTGTCCCTTACAACTCAAGTTAATGAGGAGATTGACAACATAGAGACCAGGGAGGGTACTCACCCTTCACCACAGTCAAGCCGAAAAAATGCAGCTCCTTCACTCCGAGCAGCTCAGAAACGTGACTCAACACTTCCTGGCCTGTTGTTTTTGCCTGTACGGGGGGAAATGCACAAATATTCATAAACGAGGGACAAGGGGAAATGCCCTCAGCTGATGGACATCTTCTACAATGACCTAATAATCCACGTCAGCAGAGATCAAAGCATATCTGGGTACGGCCACATAAAGAACCATCGAAATAGAGACAGGCATGCCCAAACATCCATAAACCAGACAGGCAGGCCCTGAATGAATTAGCGCATTAGCACACccacaaaagcaaaaaataacTTGGAAAGGTCTCAGCACCGGAAACTGTGGCTAATCGGCTCCTTTGACGTCCACTTCTCAGAACGTTCCCACAGAAAGGAGCATAAATGTGACTGCGTTTCATCGTAAAACTCTATACTGCCATTACGAGGACCGCAGGCCACCCGGCTGCGTCTTACAGTTACGCCTCCAGGAACCGCGCGTACGCAGTCATCTTCCATGACACAAGGAACAGATATTTCCAGTTAATGACTGCAATAAGAAATTCCTCTCGATTCAGAACGCACACTCCCTTTGAAACTCTCCTTAACGTTAGTTTTGCTAATAATAACCTAAATGAATCACCTTTGCTGAGATTTTACAATACACTCCCATCCCTGGACTGCCCCGCAGACCACCTGACAGCATGGACAACCTCACAATGCTGTATTTCATATTTAAtacatttgtacagtactgtgcagaagtcttCAGCAAAGGAAACGTTAAAAGCTTTCTGAGGAGTACGTGTGTATTTGCtcagaaacaaaaacacatttaacattacaagatatgcaaattaacatTAACACAGTAAAAACTAACAGGAATTTCTTCTTTTCTCCAAAAAATTACTGATATCTGGTTGGATGGTTAGATGAACGCCGTTTCGTTCCCAAACCCCTCCTCAGGGGCATCCCAGTAAAACCATGtatatgttaaatttcatcaccagtttaatattaatcatttttaaagtaGTCAATGATGTATTCATTAGCTATacaaggtgtgctagtggtcagGTAAAAAAATATAGTCGTGTATTGGACGGGTGCAGCAAATAGGAGGGAGATTTTTGTAGAGGTTtcaaatggctaagctgacacactttgacagagaTAAAGCcggttttacaccaacatgaagatcatttaaacatcattgtctttgactgcctaagactttatTGAACTATATTTCaactatattttttttgtttcagccaTTCCTTCTATTTATGGTATTCCATACATCTATACATCTGAAGCTGTTACATATTTAATAGCATGTGTATAGtgatacatttaattatatacTTTGGCGTT
The nucleotide sequence above comes from Paramormyrops kingsleyae isolate MSU_618 chromosome 3, PKINGS_0.4, whole genome shotgun sequence. Encoded proteins:
- the zgc:172136 gene encoding FERM domain-containing protein 6; protein product: MSAPAKPERTVCILLPNKEQLEVTVGAKTTGQEVLSHVSELLGVKELHFFGLTVVKDNEHIFVDLDEKVNKYFPKEWRQDSAKGAPRRALPLVFCLKVQYYVENGRLICDRKARCLYYSDIRERVLRSECRQQEALYFELAGYALQADLPDHPQQNRPREGGAAYFQPKDYFPPWILAKRGVDYLLRHGPKLHRELRGMSSRDATLLFIRESCRLEDVPVTFYRLQKDKKEERGSALLGLTLRGMQIYQEANNVRQLIYDFPWFNVGRLTFLGKKFEIQPDGLPSARKLVYYTGSPFRSRHLLQHLSNSHRLYMNLQPVLRHLRQLEEGEEKKRYRESYISDDLDLDPAGSDGSPGLSRRSTASSGIEVDTQQQGLAEGLAKPFGSAASHNSSYTSDIDAGGMARPEEKEEEAELNVDEPEGVSVDDPEEILRLAQLLKGVSVDCPVLPSETDHEDGTVKSADMPDCQVKLRSTNPLQEVLKQKAWVSVDRHSQSLDDVRLIKQPIHFATSHLLDTSHSFTFGLPKSQLDSPVGHSYYPANNSGKPTFYGRRSTNCLSLDTLGDEQLLEFIL